In Alistipes sp. ZOR0009, one genomic interval encodes:
- a CDS encoding four helix bundle protein: protein MHNFKELVVWQKSHAFVLEIYTTTRKFPKEEVFGITNQLRRASVSIEANIAEGAGRSTPNDFMRFIDMSNGSSFEVETLLLLCKDLAYLSEEENEQLLHKLDEIQKMLYKLREHLLQKTKEKK, encoded by the coding sequence ATGCATAATTTTAAAGAGCTGGTTGTTTGGCAAAAATCCCATGCATTTGTTTTGGAGATTTACACAACCACAAGAAAGTTCCCTAAGGAGGAAGTTTTTGGCATTACAAATCAGCTGAGAAGAGCGTCAGTTTCGATTGAAGCTAACATTGCCGAAGGTGCAGGAAGAAGTACTCCTAATGACTTTATGCGATTCATAGATATGTCGAACGGTTCCTCTTTTGAGGTTGAAACTTTACTGCTACTTTGTAAAGACTTGGCATACCTATCGGAAGAAGAGAATGAGCAGCTGCTACATAAGCTGGATGAAATCCAAAAGATGCTTTATAAGCTACGAGAACATCTGCTACAAAAAACAAAGGAAAAGAAATAA
- a CDS encoding sensor histidine kinase — protein sequence MKIKYSFWLIAGTFYLALAVVLIYGFLKNPRMLLLSQLLLILLFVGLIYFYRLIIRPINIIASGSDLIKEQDFSSRLTAIGQPDIDKLIGVFNKMMGQLKEERLRVREQHYFLDLLINASPLGVITLDFDQRISSLNPSAQRLFVGSETTGRLLAEIDHPLAAEMATLKPNEHKIVRLSGLHVYKCTRSYFIDRGFQHPFILVEELTHELIRTEKKAYEKVIRVMSHEVNNAIGATNSMLNLLADNLRQSDLAYSEDFCNVIDIATERGSNLSRLMSNFSEVVKIPDPARKEVSLQMLIDAVRLPLEAECHKRNIKFTIDLPTPAPTINADIIQMEQVLINIVKNSMESIGRDGQIVVKITSNPLALTVEDNGKGIAPEEQSLLFTPFFSTKPNGQGIGLMFIREILLNHQYQMSLETKANGITEFRIGFK from the coding sequence ATGAAAATAAAGTATAGCTTTTGGCTAATTGCCGGCACCTTCTACCTTGCCCTTGCGGTTGTTCTGATATACGGTTTTTTGAAAAATCCGCGCATGCTGCTGCTCTCCCAGCTACTACTTATACTGCTCTTTGTGGGGCTAATCTACTTCTACCGCCTTATTATACGGCCCATTAACATCATAGCCAGCGGTAGCGACCTTATCAAGGAGCAGGACTTCAGCTCGCGCCTTACCGCCATCGGCCAGCCCGACATCGACAAGCTCATTGGGGTATTCAACAAGATGATGGGACAGCTTAAGGAGGAGCGGCTACGCGTACGCGAGCAGCACTACTTTTTAGATCTGCTTATCAACGCCTCGCCGCTTGGGGTTATTACCCTCGACTTCGACCAGCGCATTAGCAGCCTAAACCCCTCGGCCCAGCGCCTTTTTGTGGGGTCTGAGACCACTGGCAGGCTGCTGGCCGAAATAGACCATCCGCTGGCGGCCGAAATGGCCACGCTTAAGCCCAACGAGCATAAGATTGTCCGCCTAAGCGGGCTGCATGTGTACAAGTGCACCCGCTCCTACTTTATCGACAGGGGATTTCAGCATCCGTTTATTCTGGTAGAGGAGCTAACCCACGAGCTAATACGTACCGAAAAGAAGGCTTACGAAAAGGTGATACGGGTGATGTCTCACGAGGTTAACAACGCTATTGGGGCAACCAACTCGATGCTTAACCTGCTTGCCGATAACCTCCGGCAGTCTGACCTAGCCTACAGCGAAGATTTTTGCAACGTTATAGACATAGCCACCGAGCGGGGAAGCAACCTAAGCCGCCTGATGTCCAACTTTTCGGAGGTGGTGAAGATTCCAGACCCTGCGCGTAAGGAGGTGTCGCTTCAGATGCTTATCGATGCGGTACGGCTGCCGCTAGAGGCCGAATGCCATAAGCGAAACATCAAGTTTACAATAGACCTACCCACTCCCGCTCCCACCATCAATGCTGATATCATTCAAATGGAGCAGGTGCTTATCAATATTGTAAAAAACAGCATGGAATCGATAGGAAGGGATGGACAAATAGTCGTAAAGATTACCAGCAACCCGTTAGCCCTAACGGTAGAGGATAATGGAAAGGGAATTGCCCCCGAGGAGCAGAGCTTGCTATTTACGCCCTTCTTCTCCACCAAGCCCAACGGACAGGGTATTGGTTTGATGTTTATCCGAGAGATTTTGCTAAACCATCAGTATCAGATGTCGCTAGAAACAAAAGCAAATGGCATAACCGAGTTTAGAATTGGATTTAAGTAG